One genomic window of Silurus meridionalis isolate SWU-2019-XX chromosome 22, ASM1480568v1, whole genome shotgun sequence includes the following:
- the zc3h7a gene encoding zinc finger CCCH domain-containing protein 7A — protein sequence MSEVCQDRSSRWQSIEKGLQFIQSTLPYNGTQEEYEVFLQDLVRNLYGEGNEVFSEGNWARSVELYSEALGVSEYADSEDIDISCKLRERLLANRAAAYLHIGLNDQALEDCEQALQLNENNYRAQYRKARCLKELGRHQEAYDVVAKCSMAVPQDARVIELTQELAKILGLKIRKAYIRGKPALNVLSGSSASGTANEKFCQSTASVEDIETDESVFSQDVSTLLPANIPVCPPGNQKTEVEPQPVPVHTLTPIELPNPDPVHLIVPAVNGSKCSDTFPQLDLDGEILGDDLDELLDKAAPTDLPMDLPTVTGPLPLPSSIVCSLPAPLPPAYMSHSMLMTPPCTVTLPAPYHKPSASNYSFGLDSFSSQLDSLDSLSISESQPAWNVDPDIGMYFEHSHTQMGNSERTMPTVPSMGMMFGMPESSSYAQELPQKVDLANNPLAESHEFKQACCVCYPRTGLGVLDYTYHPEEHKCKKDLLIGRIRHSENLTWKLIRPRPTKNQYMGLYYICKDVANGEECKYPGHCTFAYCKEEIDVWTLERKGLISRDQLCDPSGSRAKHNLTVSKILQEHQGIFLFLCEVCFDQKPRKISKPGVCSHQIKQHGLDQNKCLVHLLKNPTLKYSRIRPYHSQCQLDLCRHAVRYGCQREDYCFFAHSFVELQVWMMQREKGITHETIVQEAKKFWNIDHSSREQELQVVLKKFGPPNLKMLFVCGQCWRNGQLTEPDKNRKYCSAKARHVWSKERRVVLVSSVERKKWTEVRSLPTRKPAPAQFEICLHVAAGKKCQYIGNCTFAHSEEEKDLWTFMKDNNIADLEQLYESWLQSQKLGNSEESSSSAAKENGKQIHMPTDYAEEVAGNHCWLCGKNCNSDKQWQQHITSEKHKDRMFNSEDDQNGWQYRFPTGVFKVCERFLKGTCPDGEKCTMAHGEEELKEWMDRREFLLMKLSKARNDHLIAPNDNDFGKYSFLLKDIK from the exons GTCCACCCTGCCTTACAATGGGACTCAAGAGGAGTATGAG gtGTTTCTTCAGGACCTGGTGAGGAATCTGTATGGAGAGGGCAATGAAGTATTCAGTGAAGGTAATTGGGCTCGATCTGTCGAGCTCTACAGCGAGGCTCTAGGTGTATCCGAATACGCAGATTCCGAAGACATCGACATATCTTGTAAACTGAGGGAGAGGCTCCTTGCTAACCGTGCTGCAGCCTATTTACACATT GGCCTCAATGACCAAGCCTTGGAGGACTGTGAACAAGCACTTCAGCTCAATGAGAACAACTACAGAGCACAGTATAGGAAGGCCCGATGCCTAAAAGAGCTGGGGAGACACCAAGAGGCCTATGATGTTGTTGCTAAGTGCTCTATGGCAGTGCCACAG GATGCCAGAGTGATCGAACTGACTCAGGAGCTCGCCAAAATATTGGGACTGAAAATTCGTAAAGCCTACATCAGAGGAAAG ccTGCCTTAAATGTTTTATCTGGATCCAGTGCATCAGGAACAGCAAATGAAAAG tTTTGTCAAAGCACAGCTTCTGTGGAAGACATTGAGACCG ATGAGAGTGTGTTTTCTCAGGATGTTAGCACTTTGTTGCCAGCAAACATCCCAGTGTGTCCTCCTGGAAATCAAAAAACAGAAGTGGAGCCTCAGCCTGTACCTGTTCATACGTTAACCCCCATTGAGCTGCCAAATCCCGACCCCGTTCATCTCATTGTGCCTGCGGTAAATGGATCCAAGTGCAGTGATACCTTTCCACAGCTGGATTTGGATGGAGAGATATTAGGAGATGATTTGGATGAGCTGCTGGATAAAGCAGCTCCAACTGACCTGCCCATG GACCTTCCTACAGTGACTGGCCCTCTTCCGTTACCAAGTAGTATTGTGTGCTCATTGCCTGCTCCACTTCCACCGGCCTACATGAGCCACAGCATGCTCATGACACCACCATGCACCGTGACTCTGCCCGCACCTTATCACAAACCCAGCGCATCGAACTACTCCTTCGGCCTGGACTCATTTTCCTCACAGCTAGATTCATTAGATAGCTTGTCCATTTCAGAATCTCAGCCAG CATGGAATGTGGATCCTGACATTGGCATGTACTTTGAACATTCTCACACCCAGATGGGCAACAGTGAAAGAACCATGCCCACAGTGCCTTCCATGGGAATGATGTTCGGCATGCCAGAAAGCAGTAGTTATGCACAGGAACTTCCACAAAAGGTGGACCTTGCCAACAACCCATTAGCTGAAAGCCATGAGTTTAAACAAGCCTGTTGTGTGTGCTACCCTAGAACCG GGCTTGGGGTATTAGACTACACCTATCATCCCGAGgagcataaatgtaaaaaagactTGTTGATTGGAAGAATCAGACATTCGGAGAATCTTACTTGGAAACTGATCCGGCCAAGGCCCACCAAAAATCAGTACATGGGGCTTTATTATATTTGCAAAG ATGTCGCTAATGGAGAAGAATGTAAGTACCCTGGTCATTGCACATTTGCTTACTGCAAAGAAGAAATTGATGTCTGGACCCTGGAGCGCAAGGGCCTCATCTCCAGGGACCAACTCTGTGATCCGAGTGGGAGTCGAGCAAAGCATAATTTGACAGTTTCCAAAATCCTACAGGAGCACCAAgggatttttctgtttctctgtgaG GTGTGCTTTGATCAGAAACCCAGAAAAATCAGCAAACCTGGTGTCTGCTCTCATCAAATAAAACAGCATGGGCTTGATCAGAATAA GTGCCTCGTCCATTTATTGAAAAACCCTACACTGAAGTACTCCAGAATTCGCCCTTACCACTCACAGTGTCAGCTGGATCTGTGTAGACATGCAGTGCGCTACGGATGCCAGCGAGAGGATTACTGTTTCTTTGCCCACAGCTTTGTGGAGCTCCAAGTTTGGATGATGCAGCGTGAGAAAG gTATTACACATGAAACCATTGTACAGGAGGCAAAGAAGTTTTGGAACATTGATCACAGCTCTCGCGAACAG GAGTTGCAGGTCGTCTTAAAGAAGTTTGGGCCTCCTAATcttaaaatgctgtttgtgtgtgggcAGTGTTGGAGGAATGGGCAACTCACTGAGCCAGACAAGAACAGGAAGTACTGCAGTGCTAAAGCCAGACACGT CTGGTCCAAAGAGAGGCGAGTGGTTCTGGTTAGTTCAGTCGAAAGGAAAAAGTGGACAGAAGTTCGTTCTCTTCCAACAAGAAAGCCAGCACCTGCTCAGTTTGAG ATTTGCCTGCATGTGGCTGCAGGCAAGAAATGTCAGTATATTGGGAACTGCACTTTTGCCCACAGTGAGGAGGAGAAAGATCTGTGGACCTTTATGAAAGATAACAATA TTGCAGATTTGGAGCAGCTTTATGAGAGTTGGCTCCAGTCTCAGAAACTAGGCAATAGTGAAGAGAGCTCAAGCAGTGCTGCTAAGGAGAACGGGAAGCAAATTCACATGCCCACGGACTACGCTGAGGAAGTG GCTGGTAACCATTGTTGGCTGTGTGGGAAGAACTGCAATAGTGATAAACAGTGGCAGCAACACATCACGTCAGAAAAGCATAAAGACCGCATGTTTAACTCTGAGGATGACCAGAACGGCTGGCAGTATCGCTTTCCCACAGGAGTTTTTAAAGTCTGTGAGAG GTTTCTCAAGGGCACGTGCCCCGATGGAGAGAAATGTACTATGGCCCACGGCgaggaggagctgaaagagTGGATGGATCGTCGAGAATTTCTTTTGATGAAACTTTCCAAAGCTCGAAACGACCACTTGATAGCACCAAACGATAACGACTTTGGCAAATATAGTTTTCTGCTTAAAGACATTAAgtaa
- the snn gene encoding stannin: protein MPITDHSPTTGIATIIVILIAIAALGALILGCWCYLRLQRLTQSEDEESIVGEGETKEPFLLVQYSARVPRADHKSKLAPTCTESHS, encoded by the coding sequence ATGCCGATAACGGACCACAGCCCCACCACCGGCATTGCGACAATCATAGTGATCCTGATTGCTATTGCCGCTCTGGGAGCACTGATCTTAGGCTGCTGGTGCTACTTGCGACTGCAACGCTTGACTCAGTCTGAAGATGAGGAGAGCATCGTCGGTGAAGGAGAAACCAAAGAGCCTTTCCTCCTGGTGCAGTACTCGGCCCGTGTTCCTCGGGCGGATCATAAGAGCAAACTTGCTCCTACCTGCACTGAGAGCCACAGCTAA